The sequence TCTTGGTGGTCTCACTTGATGCATGTGCCAGCAAGATTTGACGGTCCTCAATCGGTAGCCCCATGTCCCTGAGCGTGTTGTTGAATGTAACCCTGAAGCTATGAAGCGTCGCCTTGGGTCTTCCTTCAGCTTCCAACAACGCCTGCATGTATTCTCGTGGCTTCCTGATGGAGGTGATCAGCTTCAATTCACTGTCAACATAAAGATCAGGGAACAGAGGTTCATCACTGCTACTTCCAACAGGTATTCCTGCCAGTAATACAGTAGCCAGTGGGAACTCGTGAATCCGTCTCGACTTGCGAACGAAGCTGACAATTCGCCCAAGGCTGTCATTTCGAGAATCTTCCTGTAGTTGAGCTTGAAAATCTTTGCTACTTCTTTCGGTGTTAGAAGTTCATTCATAATTCAGTTAATGCTTAGTTCAACTCCCACAATGTTCACAGAATTTCCTCACAAAAATCGGTTCCACATTTCAGACAGTTTTCCACGCCTTCAGGGATTTCTAGATACCATTCTTCGCATTCGGGACACCTCCGGATACACTTTGTCTCGCTTCCATCCTCTGCAGAAAGCTGATACTTTAGATAGTCGCTCTCGAAAAAGAATCGCATTACCTCGACTTTTTTGCCGTCTCGCTGTTGTCGCAATCGTTCGTCACAGTATGGCTTCCAATCTTCTGGTGGCATAACCTGGAGTGCTGTCTCCAACATTTCTCTCTGTTTAGCGGTAGGATGCTGACCCCTGTAGTTAACTTCCCCTATGAAATACTCAAATAGTCTCTGAACATCTGAGGGGGTATCGTCCCCCTTCTTTCCATTCTTGGCCTTCTTATCATTATTGAAAGGGGTCCGTTTGGTCTCCGTTTGGTCATTCGTTAGGTCTCCGTTTGGTGGTTCACTTCGTGATATGTTTGAGCCGTCCCCTCGACCAGAAATGGGTCCTGGTTTTGGTAGTCCATCTGGAGACTCATTTTTGAGCCCTTTTTCCTGCCAATAGTCATAGTTCTTGATCGTAATAGTGCTGGAGACATTGGTGCTCACAACCTCAATGTGTCCGTCTTGTTCAAGTTCTGTAAGAAATCGGTTGAGTTTACCTAGGCTCCATTTCCAGCGTTCTGCTAGCGTTCTCTTGCTATATGCAAGTTGGCCAATTCTAAGGTTGATCCTTATACCACGCTTTCTCACGT is a genomic window of Candidatus Neomarinimicrobiota bacterium containing:
- a CDS encoding tyrosine-type recombinase/integrase — protein: MKLITSIRKPREYMQALLEAEGRPKATLHSFRVTFNNTLRDMGLPIEDRQILLAHASSETTKIYTHPNFDLAAQFVNRIPDYGNVTKT